The Ranitomeya variabilis isolate aRanVar5 chromosome 7, aRanVar5.hap1, whole genome shotgun sequence genome includes a window with the following:
- the LOC143785465 gene encoding gamma-crystallin M2-like has translation MGKIIFYEDRNFKGKSHECSGDNADLHTYFARCNSILVENGCWVIYERSNYMGHQYYLKSGEYPDYQSWLGLNDSIRSCHSIPNHHGSYRIRLYEREDFRGQMKEYVNDCSNIYESFHTNNILSCSVLDGYWIFFEEPGFKGNQYFLKPGEYRRYASWGSTNSKVGSLKKIADFH, from the exons ATGGGCAAG ATCATTTTTTATGAAGACAGGAACTTTAAAGGAAAGTCCCATGAATGTTCAGGAGACAATGCAGATCTGCATACTTATTTTGCTCGTTGTAACTCAATCTTGGTAGAAAATGGATGCTGGGTAATCTACGAGCGTTCTAATTACATGGGCCATCAGTATTACCTTAAAAGTGGGGAATATCCTGACTACCAGAGTTGGCTGGGCTTGAATGACTCTATTAGGTCTTGCCATTCAATTCCAAAT CACCATGGATCTTACAGAATCAGGTTGTATGAGAGAGAAGATTTCCGTGGTCAGATGAAGGAGTATGTTAACGACTGTTCAAATATTTATGAAAGTTTCCATACAAATAACATTTTGTCCTGCAGTGTTCTTGATGGTTACTGGATTTTTTTTGAAGAACCTGGTTTTAAGGGAAATCAGTATTTCCTTAAACCTGGTGAATACAGAAGATATGCCAGTTGGGGATCTACAAATTCTAAAGTTGGGTCACTGAAGAAAATTGCAGATTTTCATTAA